The genomic DNA CCGTCATCGACTTCGGGTCGGTGTAGCTCAATCGGTAGAGCATCTGGCTAGTCCGTCGCCGACTCCTGATCTCGGGCACGCTCCATTTGCTGCGCCTCCCCTCGAAAGCACGGCCCAGAAGCCGTAAAGGAATTCGGGGGAATTCACCATGGCGCGATTCAACAAGAAGACGGCGAAGGCGCAGCCCACCTCGCGCGTGACGTCGACGGGGCAGGTGCTCCGTACCCACCAGGGCGGCCGCGGCCAGGAGCGCGACGTGCGCTCGGAGCTGTTCCTGCTCGCCCTCGCCAACTTCGTCTCGCAGCAGACCTTCTACGAGACCGGCGCGGCCCGCGACGACCGGTTCGCCGCACTCGTGCGCGAGCTGGCCGTGGCCGACCCGTCGTGGACGGCCGCGCTGCTCGGCTGGCTGCGCGGCGAGGGCAACCTCCGTACGGCCTCCCTCGTCGGCGCCGCCGAGTACGTCAAGGCGCGCCTCGACGCGGGCGTGACCGACGGCCCGTCGAACCGCGAGGTCGTCGCCTCCGTACTGCGACGCCCGGACGAGCCCGGCGAACTGCTCGGGTACTGGACCTCGCAGTACGGCCGCGCGGTTCCCAAGCCCGTGAAGCGGGGCATCGCCGACGCCGTACGGCGTCTGTACCACGCGAAGTCGCTGCTCAAGTACGACACCGCGTCCAAGGGCTACCGCTTCGGCGACGTCCTCAACCTGGTGCACGCGGCGCCGGACCCGGACAAGCCGTGGCAGGGCGACCTGTTCCAGTACGCCCTCGACCGGCGGCACCACCCGGACACGGCCGTGGTCCCGAAGACGCTGCCCGTGCTCGTCGCCCACCGTGACCTGATGGAGCTGCGGCCCGCCAAGCGGCGCAAGGTCGTGACCGGAGCGCACGGCGCGCAGCGCCTGGCGGACGCCGGCATGACCTGGGAGGCGCTGGCCGGCTGGTTGCAGGGCCCGATGGACAAGGCGGCCTGGGAGGCGGTCATCCCGTCCATGGGCGCGATGGCGCTGGTCCGGAACCTGCGCAACTTCGACGAGGCGGGCGTCTCGGACGAGGTGGCGGCCCAGGTCGCCGCGAAGATCAGCGACCCGGCGGAGGTGGCGCGCTCGCGGCAGTTCCCCTTCCGGTACCTCGCCGCGTACCAGCACGCGCCGTCGCTGCGCTGGTCGTACCCGCTGGAGCAGGCGCTCGCCCACTCGCTGGGCAACGTGCCCGCGCTGCCGGGCCGGACGCTGGTGCTCGTGGACCGTTCGGGTTCGATGTTCTACTCGCGTCTTTCGGACCGTTCGGAGCTCAACCGGGCCGACGCCGCGGCGATCTTCGGTACGGCGCTCGCGCTGCGGGCGGCGGACGCGGATCTGGTGGAGTTCGGCACGAGCAGCAACGCCGTGAAGTTCCGCAAGGGCGAGTCGGTGCTCAAGGTGCTCGACCGCTTCGGCGACCTCGGCGGGACGAACACCAGCGAGGCCGTGCGCCGGCACTACCGGAAGCACGACCGGGTGCTCATCGTCACCGACGAGCAGGCGGCGTACAGCCATCACGGCGACCCGACCGAGCAGGTACCGGCCGACGTCCCGGTCTACACCTGGAACCTGGCGGGCCACCGCGCGGGCCACGGCCCGTCCGGGACGGCGAACCGGCACACCTTCGGAGGGCTCTCGGACGCGGCCTTCCGGATGGTGCCGCTGCTCGAGGGAGCGCGGGACGCCGACTGGCCGTGGGCGGCCTGAGCCGAACCCCGGGTGGGCGCGGGCTCGCCGCCGAGGTGCTGTACGCCCACCTCGGCGGCGAGCCCGCGCGCCTGTCGACCCCTACCGGGCGCCGTGCTGATCCTTCGGCCGGCGTCCGGTGATGACCACCGCCACGACCAGCAGCGCGGTCACCGCTACCAGCGAGCCCACCCCGAACGCCCGGGACGCACCCTCGGTGAGGATCGCCGACGGGGAGCCGGTCGCGTGCCGGGTCGCCGTGCCGTACACCGTGACCAGGACGGACAGGCCGAGGGTGCCGCCGAGCCATTGCAGGGTCTGCAACAGGCCGGAGGCCGCGCCCGCGTCGCGTGGTTCGATGCCCGCGAGGATCGTGGCGTTGAGCGGCATGAAACTCATGCCGACGCCCATGCCCATCAGGATCAGCGGCCCGAGCAGCCCGGTGACATAGCCGTCGCCGGGCTCGAGCCGCCACAGCCAGCCGGCCGCGGCCACGAGCAGCGTCGTGCCGATGAGCAGCAGCGGCTTGGCGCCGTGGCGCTGGAGGAGACGCGGCACGAAGCGCACGGTGGCGAACAGTGCGAGCGTCATCGGCAGGAACGCGAACCCCGCGCGCAACGGGCCGTATCCCAGGACCTGTTGGGTGAACAGCGTGAGGAAGTAGAAGGCGCCGAACATGCCGGCCGGCAGCAGCAGTACGCCCGCGTAGCCGCCCGCGCGGTTGCGGTCGCGGAAGAGACGCAGCGGCATGATCGGCTGGCCGGCGCGGGATTCGACCCGTGCGAAGCCCGCGAGCAGCGCGGCCGCGGTCGTGAAGCCGAGCAGGGCCCGGGTGTCGCTCCAGCCCCGCTCCGAGACCCGGATGAACGCGTAGACCAGCGAGGTCGTGCCCGCCGTGCCGGTCAGTGCGCCCGCCGCGTCGAAGCGGCCCGCGTGGCGCGGGGTCTCGGCGACGAAGCGGGGGAGGGCGAGGGCCACTCCGATGCCGATCGGTACGTTGATCAGCAGGGCCCAGCGCCAGGAGGCCCAGGAGGTGAGCATGCCGCCCAGGATCAGCCCGATGGAGGCGCCGATGCTCGCCATCGAGGTGTAGACGCCGAGGGCGTGGTGGCGGCGCGGGCCGTCGGGGAAGTTGGTGGTGATCAGGGCGAGGGTGCTGGGGGCGGTGAGGGCGGCGCCGATGCCCTGGAGGGCGCGGGCCGCGAGCAGCCAGCCGCTCTCGCCCGCGAGACCGCCGAGCAGCGAGGAGAGGGCGAAGAGCAGGACACCGCAGGTGAGGGTGCGGCGGCGGCCCGCGATGTCGCCGATCCGGCCGCCGAGCAGCAGGAGGCCGCCGAAGGCGAGCGTGTAGGCGTTCAGGACCCAGGACAGACCGGTGGGCGAGAAGCGCAGGTCCCGCTGGATGTCGGGCAGCGCGACGTTGACGACGGTGGAGTCGACGCCGACCATCAAGTAGGCGGTGACGATGACGAAGAGGACGGCACCGAGCCTGGCGGGGTGCGGGTCCGCCCGCGGTGGGCCGGTGGTGGACGCGGGCGGGGTGGACGGGGTGGACATGGGATGCTCCCTGTCTGATGTCCCCGGTCGACATGGGTACGGGCAGCACGGACTGCCCGCAGAGATAAGCGGGGACTGTCTCCGTTTAATGCTCGATAAGATACGGAGACGGTCCCCGGTTCGCAAGGAGTATCTGGATGGCGCAGGTCAAGCCCATGCGTGCCGATGCGCGGCGCAACTATGAGCGGCTGATCGAGGAAGCGGCGGTCGCCTTCGCCGAGCATGGGGAAGGGGCGTCGCTCGACGACATCGCCAAGCGGGCCGGGGTCGGCTCGGGCACGCTGTACCGGCACTTCCCGAACCGGCAGGCGCTGCTGGAGGCCGTGTACGTCGACGCCATCGAGGCGATCGCGATGCGGGCGGACGAGATCGCGGCCCGGCTGCCCCCGGGTGAAGCGCTGGTGGAGTGGCTGAACGAGCTGAGCGAGCGGATGATCCAGGTCCGGGGGCTCAAGACGCTGCTGGGCTCGGCCGTGACGGACGGGAGTTCCGCCGTGCTCACCGCCTGCGGCAGCTCCGTGAAGGGCGCCGCGACCCGGCTGGTCGAGGCGGCCCAGCGGGAGGGGACCGTCCGGCCGGACGTCGAGCCGATCGAGATTCTGCGGCTGGCGCACGGAGTGGCCACGGCGTCGGAACTGGCGAACGGGGAGGGGAAGCACATCCGGCGGTATCTGTCGCTGCTCACGGAGGGGCTGCGGCCGGAACGCCGACGGGCGGACGGCGGGCCGGGGCCGGAGAACTGACGGCGGGGCGCCCTCTTCCGAAGAGGGCGCCCCGGACTGCGTACGGGCTGTTGTCCGGCCCCTTACAGCGCCTGCGCCGAAGGCTTCACCATGCCGCGGACCGTGCGGGACTTCACGAAGTCGCCCAGGGCCGTCATCTCCCACTCGCCGGAGAACTGCTTGATCAGCTTGGCCATCATGACGCCGGTCTGCGGCTCGGCGCTGGTGAGGTCGAAGCGGACCAGCTCCTCGTCCGTGGCGGCGTCCACGAGGCGGCAGTAGGCCTTGGCGACCTCGGTGAACTTCTGGCCGGAGAAGGAGTTCACCGTGAAGACCAGGCCGGTGACCTCCTGGGGGAGACGGCCGAGGTCGACGACGATGACCTCGTCGTCGCCTCCGCCCTCACCCGTGAGGTTGTCCCCGGAGTGCTTGATCGCGCCGTTCACGATCGACAGCTTGCCGAAGTAGCAGCTGTCGATGTGGTTGCGCTGCGGGCCGTACGCGATGACCGACGCGTCCAGGTCGATGTCCTTGCCGCGGTACGCGGGCTCCCAGCCGAGGCCCATCTTGACCTGGGTGAGCAAGGGACGGCCGCCCTTGACCAGGGAGACGGTCTGGTTCTTCTGGAGGCTGACCCGGCCCTTGTCCAGGTTGATCTTGCCGGCGCCGGGGGCGGGCGCGGGGGGTGCCGGCGGGGCGGCCGGGACCGGGGGTGCGGAGACGCGCGGGTCCAGGGGCGGGGCCGGCGCAGTCACCGGGGGCTGGACGGCGGGCGCCGGCGCGGCGGCCGGTTCCTCCACGGTGACGCCGAAGTCCGTGGCGATGCCCGCCAAGCCGTTCGCATACCCCTGGCCCACCGCGCGGGCCTTCCACGCTCCGTTGCGCTGGTAGATCTCCACGACCACCAGTGCCGTCTCCGTGCCGAGCTGCGGGGGCGTGAACGTGGCCAGTACGGAGTTGTCGTCCGCGTTGCGGAGCGTGGCCGTGGGTTCGATGCCCTGGAAGGTCTGGCCGGCGGCGTCCGGGCTCGCGGTCACGACGATCTTCTCGATGCCCGGGGGGACGGCGGTGGTGTCGACCGTGATCGCGTCCGGGGAGGTGCCGCCACCCGAGCGGTAGGTCACGCCCGGGCCGGTGGGCTGGTTGTAGAAGATGAAGTCGTCGTCGGAGCGCACCTTGCCGTCGGCGGTGAGCAGCAGGCCCGAAACGTCGAGCCGCACGGGGGCGGCGACGTCCACCGTCACGCGGGTGACGGGGAGAGGGATGTTCGAGCCGGGGGTCATAGCTGTCATGACTGGGGTAACGAGCGAGGGCGCTTTGCCGTTCCCTTACCTACGGGTTTTGCTGCCCGGAGGATTCCGCCCCCGCCGCCCCGCTCATTTCCGTCGCGAGGGATGGGAATGAGCAGGGGGCGCCGGGGGCGGAAACCCGCGCCGCGGTGCTACGGCACCACCACGATCTTCCTCCCCACCCCCGACGCGAACTGCTCCAGCGCCTGGGGATACCGCGCCAGCGGGATGCGGTCGCTGATGAAGACGTCCGGATCGAGGACGCCTCCGGCGAACAGCTCCGCCGCCCGTTCGAAGCTGTGCAGCACGGCCATCGAACCGGTGATCGTGATCTCCTGGTTGTAGATGCGGTACGGGTCGATCGTCACGCGCGTCGCGTAGTCCGCGACCCCGAACTGGAGGAACGTACCCGCCTTCGCCACCCGGCCGAGGCCGTCCTGGATCGCCGCCGCGTTGCCCGTCGCGTCCACCACGACGTCCCACCCCTGCGGCCGGTCCAGTTCGTCGGCGTTCGCGGCGGAGCCGGAGACACCCAGCTGCCGGGCCGTCGTCAGGCGTGCCGGGTTCACGTCCACCACGTCCACGCTCGCCGCGCCCGTCCGCTTGGCCAGCTCCAGCATCATCAGCCCCATCGTTCCGGAGCCGTAGACCAGGACGTGCGCGCCGAGCCGGGACCGCAGGACGTCGTAGCCGCGGACCGCGCAGGACAGCGGCTCGATCAGGGCCGCGTCCTGGGTGCGGACGTGTTCGGGGAGCTTGACGCAGTTGGCGACCGGAGCCACCGCGTACCGCGCCGCGCCGCCCGCCGTCGTCACCCCGATCGCCGCCCAGCGCTCGCAGAGGTTGTTGTGGCCCGTACGGCAGTACCGGCACTCGTAGCAGTAGAGGGACGGGTCCACCGCCACCCGGTCGCCGACCGACACCTCGGTGACCTGGGTGCCCAGCCCGACCACCTCGCCCGCGAACTCGTGCCCCGGCACGATCGGCAGCTTGGGCGCGAACTCGCCCTGGAGGATGTGCAGATCGGTGCCGCACAGCCCGCAGGCCGCGACCTCGACGACGACCTCCCGGGGCCCTGGCGTCGGGTCCGGGACCTCGGCGACGACGGCCTTGCCCACGGACTCGATGACGGCGGCCTTCATTTCACGGCTCCCAGTGACAGGCCCTGGACCAGTTTGTCCTGGGCGGCGAACCCCGCGGCGAGCACCGGCAGGGAGATGACGAGCGACGCGGCGCACACCTTGGCCAGGAACAGGCCCTGGCTGGTGATGAAGCCGGTCAGGAAGACCGGGGCGGTCTCGGCGACCACACCGGTGAGCACCCGGGCGAACAGCAGCTCGTTCCAGCTGAAGATGAAGCAGATCAGGGCCGTGGCGGCGATGCCGGGGAGGGCTATGGGGGCTACGACCCGGGCCAGGATCGTCGGCAGTTTCGCGCCGTCGATCTGCGCCGCCTCGATCACCGCCACCGGCACCTCGGCGAGGAACGACTGCATCATCCACACCGCGATCGGCAGGTTCATGGAGGTGTAGAGGATGACCAGGAGCCAGATGTTGTCCAGCATTCCGGTGTTCTTCGCGAACAGGTAGATCGGGAGCAGGCCCGCCACGACCGGCAGCATCTTCGTCGACAGGAAGAAGAACAGGACGTCCGTCCACTTCTTCACCGGGCGGATCGAGAGCGCGTACGCCGCCGGGAAGGCCAGCAGCAGCACGCAGAGCGTCGAGACCAGCGACGCCACCAGGGAGTTGACCAGCGCCGGCCAGGGGCTCGCGCCGCCTCCCGTGCCGAAGAAGTCGCGGTAGCCGTCGAGGGTGAGGGCGGCGCCGAACGAGGGGGGATTGGTCGCCGCGTCCGACTCCGAGTGGAAGGACGTCAGCGCCATCCAGGCGATGGGCAGGAAGAACAGCAGACCGAGCAGCCAGGCCACCAGGCCCAGGCCCGCTCCCCGGGTGAGACGGGTGCGTACGGGGCGTACGGGTCGTACGCGTGGCGCGGTGGCACTCATGCGCGGGACACCTCCTCGCGGAACAGGGACGACACCACGCGCAGCGCGAAGGTGGCGATGATGATCGAGCCGATGACGACCAGGACGCCGGCGGCCGAGGCGAGGCCGTTCTCGTGGGCCTGGTAGAAGCTCTGGTAGACGGTGTAGGGCAGGTTCGCGGTGCCCAGGCCGCCCGAGGTGATGGTGAAGACCGCGTCGAAGTTCTGCACGATGTAGATCGAGCCGAGCAGCGCGCCCAGTTCGAGGTAGCGGCGCAGATGCGGGAGCGTCAGGTGGCGGAAGATCTGCCAGTCGCTCGCCCCGTCGACCCGCGCCGCCTCGATCTGCTGCTGGTCGCGGCTCTGCAGACCCGCCAGCAGGATCAGCATCATGAAGGGCGTCCACTGCCACACCAGGGAGGCCTCGACCGCGAGCAGCGGGGTGTTGGAGATCCAGTCCGGCTGGGGACCGCCCACGTAGTGCAGCAGGCCGTTGAGAAGGCCGTACTCGGGGTTGTAGAGCACGTGCTTCCACAGGAGGGCCGCCGCCACCGGGACCACCAGGAAGGGCGCGATCAGGAGCGTACGGACGACGCCCCGGCCCCGGAACCTGCGGTCCAGGAGGAGGGCGAGGCCCAGGCCCAGGACCAGGCAGGCGAGCACCACGGTGACCGTCAGCAGGATCGTCGTCCACACCGAGTGGCGCAGGTCCGGGTCGGCCAGGACCTGGTGGTAGTTGTCGACGCCCGTGAAGTGGCGGGCCTTCGGGTAGAGCGCGTTCCAGTCGAAGAAGGAGATCACCAGCGTGGCCACGAACGGCAGCTGGGTCACGGCGATCATGAAGATCAGGGCGGGCAGGAGCGGGGCCCGGGTGGCCCAGGCGCGCAGCCGGGTGGAGGGCTGCCGCGTCGTGCGGACGGGAGCGGCGGCCACGGGGGCCGTTGTCGTGGCGGTCATCGTCCCTCGTACTCCTTCGAGATCTGCTCGGCGAGCTTCTGGGACTTCTTCAGGGCCGAGTCGACGGACTGGCGTCCGGCGATGGCCGCGCTGATCTCCTGGGAGACCTTGGTGCCGAGGTCGGTGAACTCGGGGATGCCGACGAACTGGATGCCGGGCGCGGGGCGGGGCTGCACACCGGGGTCGGTGGGCCGGGCGCCCTCGATGGCCTCGCGGGTCATCTCCTGGAAGGCGCCGGCCTCCTTGCGGTAGTCGGGGTTCGTGTACGTCGACGCCCGCTTGCCCGCGGGGACGTCCGACCAGCCGACCGTGTCGCCGACGAGCTGCTCGTACTCCTTGCTCGACGCCCAGGAGACGAACTTCCAGGCCTTGTCCGGGTTGCGGGACGCCTTCTGCATGCCCCAGGCCCAGGTGTAGAGCCAGCCGGACGACCTGGTCTTCTCGACCGGTGCGGGTACGTAGCCGATCTTGCCCTTGACCGGTGACTTGGCCGACTCCAGGGAACCCGCCGCGGACGTGGCGTCGTACCACATGGCGACCTTGCCCTGCGTCATGTTGTTGAGGCACTCGGCGAAGCCGGACTGGGCCGCGCCGGACTCGCCGTGGGCGCGGACGAGGTCCACGTAGAACCGCGTCGCCTTCTCGAACTCGGGGGAGTCCAGGCGCGCCTTCCAGTTCTTGTCGAACCAGGTGCCGCCGAAGGTGTTCACGACCGTGGTCAGCGGTGCCATGACCTCGCCCCAGCCGGGCAGTCCGCGCAGACAGATGCCCTTCATGCCGGACTGGGCGCCGTCCACGTCCGTGGCCAGCTTGTTCACCTGCTCCCAGGTCGGGTGCGCGGGCATTTTCAGCCCCTTCTCGGCGAACACGTCCTTGCGGTACATCAGGAAGGACGACTCGCCGTAGAAGGGCTGCCCGTAGAGCCGGCCGTCGTCGCCGGTCAGCGACTGGCGCATCGGCTTGAGGATGTCCTGCTGGTCGAACGCGGTGTCGCCCCGGACGTAGCCGTCCATGGAGTGCAGCCAGCCGTTCCTGGCGTAGATCGGGATCTCGTAGTTGCTGAGGGTGGCGACGTCGTACTGGCCCGCCTGGTTGGCGAAATCCTGGCTGATCTTGTCGCGGACGTCGTTCTCCGGCAGGACGGTGAAGTTCACCCTGATGCCGGTCTTCTTGGTGAAGTTCGTGGCGGTGAGCTTTTGCAGCTCCACCATCTGCGGGTTGTTGACCATCAACACGTTGATGGAGTCACCGCCGGAACCGGACCCGCCTGCTCCGACCCAACAGCCGGAAAGCAGCGGGGCGAGCAGCGTCCCTGCGGCGGCCATGGCGAGCGTGGCTCGCGGCCTCCGTCGGCTCTGGGTTCGCATGGATCGCTCCTGGACGTATGGGGAGTTATGGGGTGCTTGCCGGCATGGGGGTGCCCTGAAGACCGAGTGAGTCGGGTTTTCGTACGCGCTCGTGCGGGTCGGTGGGAATGTCAGACGCGGATGACCTGGGGTCCCCGCAGTGAGTAGCGGTGTGCCTCGGACGTCGGCAGCAGGGTGCTCGTGACGATCGCCTCCAGGTCGCCGACCTCCGCGAACCGGCAGAAGCTGACCGCCCCGAACTTGGTGTGCACGCCCGCGAAGACCGTACGCCGGGACGCCCGGATCGCCTGGGCCTTCACCTCGCTGACCGCCGGGTCGGGGGTGGTCAGTCCGTGTTCGCGCGAGATGCCGTTCGCGCCGATGTACGCCAGATCGATGACGAACCCGGCCAGCATTTTCGTCGTCCAGTGGTCGACGGTCGCGAGCGTGCCCGGCCTGACCCGGCCGCCCAGCAGCAGCACGCTGGTGTTCTCGGCCTCCGCGAGCGCTCCCGCGGTGGCCAGTGACGCGGTGACCACGGTCAGCGGCCGGTCCCTGGGCAGCGCCTCGGCGATCAGCTGGGGGGTGAAGCCCTCGTCGACGAAGACGGTCTCGGCGTCCCCGAGGAGCTCGGCCGCGGCGGCCGCGATCCGGCGCTTCTCGGGTACGTGACTGGTGGCGCGGAAGGCGAGCGTCGTCTCGAAGCCGGCGCTCTCGACGGGGTAGGCGCCGCCGTGGGTGCGGCGGAGCAGGCCGTGGTCCTCCAGTGCGCGCAGATCCCGGCGTACGGTCTCCTTGGCCACGCCCAGTTCGGCGGCGAGCGCGGTGACGTCGACCGAACCCGTGACCCGGGCGGCCCGGACGATCTCGCGCTGCCGTTCCTCCGCGGTCCGCGTCGTCTTCGCCGCCATGGCCGCCACCTGCTCCCTGTGCGCACTGCCCGTTCGGGCCCGGTGGGGCCCATGGGGGAAGTTCTACAGCGGGTGCGCGGCACTGACCAGGCCTGTTGCAGGTCCGACCGCGCCCGAATGTGCCTGCTTGGCGAAACCGCCGCCCGTCGCGGACCTGGGGTGGAGCCGGGTGGGGAGTGGGATCGGGCAGCTTCCGTGCCCGAACAGCACGGCGGGCGGGCCCGTTCGGTGCCCGCCCGCCTCTGTGTGCCCGTGTTCCGGCCGCGTCAGTACGGCCAGACCGGCGGGTCGGTGGTGAAGTGGCCGCCCAGGTGGTCGTGGGCCGGGTTGTCCGGGTCCAGCTCGCCCTGTTCGGCGATGAGCTTCTCGGCGTACGGCTCGGAGTCGTCCTGCGGCTGGTAGCCGAGCGCGCGGGCGGTCGAGAGGTCCCACCACAGGCGGGTGTTCGCGGACGAGCCGTGGACGACGGTGTGCCGTACGTCCTCGGCGGTCAGGGCCGCGTGGAAGAGGCGGGCGCCGTCCTCGGGGCTCATCCAGACCGAGAGCATGCGCACGCTCGTGGGCTCGGCGAAGCAGGAGCCGATGCGCACGGAGACCGTCTCCAGGCCGTGCTTGTCCCAGTAGAACTGGGCCAGGTCCTCGCCGAACGACTTGGACAGGCCGTAGAACGTGTCCGGGCGGCGCGGGGTGTCGACCGGGATCAGGGGGTCGTCGCCCCGGGGCCGGGGAGTGAAGCCGATCGCGTGGTTGGAGGAGGCGAAGACGATCCGGCGTACGCCTTCCTCGCGCGCGGCCTCGTACAGGTTGTACGTGCCCTCGATGTTCGCCTTCAGGATCTTGTCGAAGGAGGACTCCAGGGAGATGCCCGCGAGGTGGATGACCGCGTCGACGCCCCGTACGGCCTCGCGCAGCGCCTCCTTGTCCCCGAGGTCCGCGGTGATCGCGTCCGGCTCGCCCTCGATCGGCAGCAGGTCGAGGAGACGCAGTTCGTAGCCGTACCGCGGCAGCAGTCCCCGCATCAGGGTGCCGAGTCCGCCGGCGGCGCCGGTGAGCAGAACGGTGCGGGGAGCGGGCATCCTCGGGTCTCCTTGGATCGGCAGCCGTATGTCCAGCCACATGGTCAGCCGTATGTATGTACGAAATTCACATGCGTGGACACGCTATGGAGGGGTGACAGGTGCCGTCAAGTGTCGCGCGGACGTGGGCAATCCGCTCCCGTGACCCGGGCGTGTGTGCTTGACCGCCCCTGAGGGAGCGCTTTAGCGTAGGCGCGTTCAGAAATATAGACATGGATCAGAAACGTGCACCGGTGTGGGTGCCGGCCTGAGCGCCTGTTTCAAGGGAGAGCCCCGTGACGTCAGCACCTCTCGCCGCTCGACTCAGCATCCCCAGTGGCCCGCTGTTCTTCCCCGTCACCGCCTACCGTCCGGACGGCGCGCTGAACCTCGACGTCTACCGCGAGCACGTGCGCCGGGGTGTCGAGGCGGGCGCCGCCGCCGTCTTCGCGTGCTGCGGCACCGGGGAGTTCCACGCGCTGGCGCCCGAGGAGTTCGAGCGATGCGTCGGCGCGGCCGTCGAGGAGACCGCGGGACGCGTACCCGTGGTGGCGGGCGCGGGCTACGGGACGGCCCTCGCCGTGCGGTTCGCGCGGCTCGCCCAGGACGCCGGGGCCGACGGGCTGCTCGCCATGCCGCCCTATCTCGTCGTCGCGGGGCAGGAGGGGCTGCTGCGGCACTACCGGGAGCTGGCCGCGGCGACCTCCCTGGAGACGATCGTCTACCAGCGCGACAACGCCGTCTTCACCCCCGAGGCCGTGGTCGAGCTGGCCCGCACGGACGGGATCATCGGCTTCAAGGACGGGCTCGGCGACCTGGACCTGATGCAGCGCGTCGTGAGTGCCGTGCGCACCGAAGTCCCGGGCGACTTCCTGTACTTCAACGGGCTGCCGACCGCCGAGCTGACCGGCCTGGCCTATCGGGGCATCGGCATCACGCTCTACTCTTCTGCCGTGTTCTGCTTCGCGCCGGAGATCGCCCTGGCCTTCCACAAGGCGCTGAACTCCGGTGACGACGCCACCGTCAACCGGCTGCTCGACGGCTTCTACCGGCCCTTCGTCGATCTGCGCGCGCAGGGCCGCGGCTATGCCGTCTCGCTGGTCAAGGCGGGGGTACGGCTGCGCGGCCTCGACGTCGGCGAGGTGCGCCCGCCGCTGCACGAGCCGACCGAGGACCACGTCAAACAGCTGGCGCAGCTCGTCGACCGCGGGTACGCGCTGCTTCAGGAGGGCATGTGAAGGCATCCGCATTCGTCTATCCCTGGGATGTCAACGGGGATCCGGCGGCGGCCGAGCGGATCGCCGGGCTCGGCGTACCCCAGGTGACGCTCGCGTCCGCGTACCACTCCACGCGCGCGCTGACCCCCCGCCACCCCCGCCACCGGATCGTCACCGCCGAACACGCCGCCGTGCTCTACCCGCCGGGCAAGCGGTGGAAGGGCCGGACTCTGCGGCCGTACGCCGCCGGGGACTGGGCGCTGGGCGACGCGTACGGGGAGGCCGCCGAGGCGCTGGCCGGGGCCGGACTCGACGTGCACACCTGGGTCGTGCTCGCGCACAACTCCCGTCTGGGCGAGGAGTTTCCGTGCACCAACGTGGTCAACGCCTACGGGGACCGTTATCCCTGGGCGCCCTGCATCGCACAGCCCACCACGCGCGCGTACCTGGTCGACCTCGCGGCGGAGGCGGCGGTACGGCCCGGTGCGCGCGGTACGGAACTGGAGTCGCTCGGCTGGTACGGACTGGCGCATCTGCACGCCC from Streptomyces avermitilis MA-4680 = NBRC 14893 includes the following:
- a CDS encoding 5-dehydro-4-deoxyglucarate dehydratase, with the translated sequence MTSAPLAARLSIPSGPLFFPVTAYRPDGALNLDVYREHVRRGVEAGAAAVFACCGTGEFHALAPEEFERCVGAAVEETAGRVPVVAGAGYGTALAVRFARLAQDAGADGLLAMPPYLVVAGQEGLLRHYRELAAATSLETIVYQRDNAVFTPEAVVELARTDGIIGFKDGLGDLDLMQRVVSAVRTEVPGDFLYFNGLPTAELTGLAYRGIGITLYSSAVFCFAPEIALAFHKALNSGDDATVNRLLDGFYRPFVDLRAQGRGYAVSLVKAGVRLRGLDVGEVRPPLHEPTEDHVKQLAQLVDRGYALLQEGM
- a CDS encoding DeoR/GlpR family DNA-binding transcription regulator: MAAKTTRTAEERQREIVRAARVTGSVDVTALAAELGVAKETVRRDLRALEDHGLLRRTHGGAYPVESAGFETTLAFRATSHVPEKRRIAAAAAELLGDAETVFVDEGFTPQLIAEALPRDRPLTVVTASLATAGALAEAENTSVLLLGGRVRPGTLATVDHWTTKMLAGFVIDLAYIGANGISREHGLTTPDPAVSEVKAQAIRASRRTVFAGVHTKFGAVSFCRFAEVGDLEAIVTSTLLPTSEAHRYSLRGPQVIRV
- a CDS encoding ABC transporter substrate-binding protein, producing MRTQSRRRPRATLAMAAAGTLLAPLLSGCWVGAGGSGSGGDSINVLMVNNPQMVELQKLTATNFTKKTGIRVNFTVLPENDVRDKISQDFANQAGQYDVATLSNYEIPIYARNGWLHSMDGYVRGDTAFDQQDILKPMRQSLTGDDGRLYGQPFYGESSFLMYRKDVFAEKGLKMPAHPTWEQVNKLATDVDGAQSGMKGICLRGLPGWGEVMAPLTTVVNTFGGTWFDKNWKARLDSPEFEKATRFYVDLVRAHGESGAAQSGFAECLNNMTQGKVAMWYDATSAAGSLESAKSPVKGKIGYVPAPVEKTRSSGWLYTWAWGMQKASRNPDKAWKFVSWASSKEYEQLVGDTVGWSDVPAGKRASTYTNPDYRKEAGAFQEMTREAIEGARPTDPGVQPRPAPGIQFVGIPEFTDLGTKVSQEISAAIAGRQSVDSALKKSQKLAEQISKEYEGR
- a CDS encoding carbohydrate ABC transporter permease, which gives rise to MTATTTAPVAAAPVRTTRQPSTRLRAWATRAPLLPALIFMIAVTQLPFVATLVISFFDWNALYPKARHFTGVDNYHQVLADPDLRHSVWTTILLTVTVVLACLVLGLGLALLLDRRFRGRGVVRTLLIAPFLVVPVAAALLWKHVLYNPEYGLLNGLLHYVGGPQPDWISNTPLLAVEASLVWQWTPFMMLILLAGLQSRDQQQIEAARVDGASDWQIFRHLTLPHLRRYLELGALLGSIYIVQNFDAVFTITSGGLGTANLPYTVYQSFYQAHENGLASAAGVLVVIGSIIIATFALRVVSSLFREEVSRA
- a CDS encoding NAD-dependent epimerase/dehydratase family protein codes for the protein MPAPRTVLLTGAAGGLGTLMRGLLPRYGYELRLLDLLPIEGEPDAITADLGDKEALREAVRGVDAVIHLAGISLESSFDKILKANIEGTYNLYEAAREEGVRRIVFASSNHAIGFTPRPRGDDPLIPVDTPRRPDTFYGLSKSFGEDLAQFYWDKHGLETVSVRIGSCFAEPTSVRMLSVWMSPEDGARLFHAALTAEDVRHTVVHGSSANTRLWWDLSTARALGYQPQDDSEPYAEKLIAEQGELDPDNPAHDHLGGHFTTDPPVWPY